In Malassezia japonica chromosome 2, complete sequence, one DNA window encodes the following:
- the SCL1 gene encoding proteasome endopeptidase complex (COG:O; MEROPS:MER0000557; EggNog:ENOG503NUBK; BUSCO:EOG092645QN): MCSADGRSEAAWDNDAYASVPPKTMSRSSYDRHLTIFSPEGRLYQVEYAFKAINAAGITAVAVRGRDAVVVATQKKLPDKLIDASTVTHIFSITPEIGCVVTGRTADARAQVQRARSEAAEFKYKYGYPISPDLLAKRLANINQVYTQKAAMRPLGISMILVGLDEELGDAPQIFKLDPAGHYVGYRATASGTKQTEAINFLEKQFKRSNVSSASVTAAAATESAATSAAGQAGSATDSALVEAEEVASRLSREDVLDLAVNTLNTVLAQELKPSEIEIGIVGGPSVAAAEADPKESAQQRRFTTLGEADIVQILERLAERD, from the coding sequence ATGTGCTCGGCCGATGGGCGATCGGAAGCCGCATGGGACAACGACGCGTACGCCTCGGTGCCTCCTAAGACgatgtcgcgcagcagttACGATCGGCACCTGACGATCTTCTCGCCAGAGGGTCGTCTGTACCAAGTCGAGTACGCCTTCAAGGCAATCAATGCCGCTGGTATCACCGCGGTTGCGGTGCgtggccgcgacgccgtcgtcgtTGCGACGCAAAAGAAGCTGCCCGACAAGCTGATTGATGCGTCGACCGTGACGCACATCTTCTCCATCACGCCCGAGATCGGATGTGTGGTGACGGGTCGCACGGCcgatgcgcgtgcgcaggtgcagcgcgcgcgctccgaggccgccgagttCAAGTACAAGTACGGATACCCCATCTCGCCCGACCTCTTGGCCAAGCGCCTGGCCAACATCAACCAGGTATACACGCAGAaggcggcgatgcgcccgcTTGGAATCTCGATGATTCTCGTTGgtctcgacgaggagctgggCGACGCTCCGCAGATCTTCAAGCTCGACCCGGCCGGCCACTATGTGGGGTACCGTGCCACGGCGTCGGGTACCAAGCAGACCGAGGCGATCAACTTCCTCGAGAAGCAGTTTAAGCGCTCGaacgtgtcgagcgcctcggtcacggccgcggccgccaccgagagcgccgcgacgtcggccgctGGCCAGGCGGGCTCGGCAACCGactcggcgctcgtcgaggcggaggaGGTCGCGAGCCGCCTCAGCCGCGAGGACGTGCTGGACCTCGCTGTGAACACCCTCAACAcggtcctcgcgcaggagctcaAGCCGAGCGAGATCGAAATTGGCATCGTCGGCGGGCCCAgcgtggccgcggccgaggccgacccGAAAGAgtcggcgcagcagcggaGATtcacgacgctcggcgaggccgacaTTGTGCAGATTCTGGAGCGCCTGGCAGAGAGGGACTAG